In the Hordeum vulgare subsp. vulgare chromosome 7H, MorexV3_pseudomolecules_assembly, whole genome shotgun sequence genome, one interval contains:
- the LOC123406982 gene encoding serine/arginine-rich splicing factor RSZ21A, which produces MARVYVGSLDPAVTARELEDEFRVFGVLRSVWVARKPPGFAFVDFDDRRDAQDAIKDLDGKNGWRVELSRNASSGRGGRDRSGGSEMKCYECGESGHFARECRLRIGSGGLGSGRRRSRSRSHSRSRSPRYRRSPSYSRRSYSRSPRRRSVSPARGRSVSRSPVRGRDESPAYSNGYRRSRS; this is translated from the exons ATGGCGCGCGTGTACGTCGGGAGCCTGGATCCTGCCGTGACGGCCCGGGAGCTCGAGGACGAGTTCCGCGTGTTCGGGGTTCTCCGGAG TGTGTGGGTTGCAAGAAAGCCACCTGGTTTTGCATTTGTTGATTTTGATGACAGGAGGGATGCTCAGGATGCAATTAAAGATTTAGATG GCAAGAATGGTTGGAGAGTTGAGCTGTCTCGTAATGCCAGCAGTGGTCGTGGTGGTCGTGATCGATCTGGTGGATCTGAGATGAAGTGTTATGAATGTGGTGAGTCTGGTCACTTTGCCCGTGAATGCCGTCTGAGGATTGGTTCTGGGGGCCTAGGCAGTGGAAGGCGTCGCAGCAGGAGTCGAAGCCATAGCCGCAGTCGGAGCCCTAGATACCGCAGGAGTCCAAGCTATAGCAGAAG AAGCTACAGCCGCTCTCCAAGGCGTCGTAGTGTGTCACCGGCTCGTGGGCGCAGTGTTAGCAGGTCACCAGTCCGTGGACGTGACGAATCTCCCGCCTATAGCAATGG GTATCGCCGTAGCAGGAGCTAG
- the LOC123409726 gene encoding cyclic nucleotide-gated ion channel 17-like → MEYAMFGSRRVDDDGALRRQRTVRFRDERAKATMPIHQKQAGLAARKLGVGNWGKNRIFVAGEEPRHKRIIDPTSDFILLWNYVFRVSCFVALFMDPLYFYVPKIMYDARTSCVGKDRHLAIIITVFRSIADLFYVIQIVIKFMTAYINPSSKSGVFGRGELVTDPNEIAKKYLRSDFVVDLVASIPVPQIITWSVIPAIKYTWSGHNNDILFLAALFQYILRLYLISCLNSKILKVTGAFSKTAWHGAVSNLLLYMTASHVLGALWYLLSVDRQTACWQKHCSTELSCHNKYLSCNAKPDADWVKNTTIFSNCDARNKSIDFDFGMFETVLSNKAPGHRFLKKYLYCLWWGLQNLSCYGQTLSVSTYIGETLYAIFLAVLGLVLFAHLIGNVQTYLQSITARVEEWRVKQRDTEEWMKHRQLPPELRARVRRFIHYKWLATRGVDEASILKALPADLRRDINRHLCLDLVRRVPFFSQMDDQLLDAICGRLVSSLSTKGTYTVREGDPVTEMLFIIRGKLESSTTDGGRTGFFNSIILKSGDFCGEELLGWALVPRPTVNLPSSTRTVKALVEVEAFALQAEDLRFVASQFRRLHSRKLQHTFRYYSHHWRTWAACFIQATWRRHKRRRLARDLMMRESFSSMRSYEDGDGSGSFAAHGLSAKIMAAARKGSDGHRELPKFRKPSEPDFSVEHDD, encoded by the exons ATGGAGTACGCCATGTTCGGGTCCAGGAGGGTCGACGACGACGGGGCGCTCCGGCGCCAGCGGACCGTCAG ATTCCGCGACGAGAGGGCAAAGGCGACGATGCCCATTCACCAGAAACAGGCAGGGCTGGCTGCTCGCAAGCTCGGCGTGGGGAACTGGGGGAAGAACAGGATCTTCGTGGCAGGAGAAGAACCTCGCCACAAGAGGATCATCGACCCGACGAGCGATTTCATCTTGCTATGGAACTACGTCTTCCGCGTCTCTTGCTTCGTCGCGCTCTTCATGGACCCTCTCTACTTCTACGTGCCCAAAATCATGTACGACGCGCGTACTTCATGCGTCGGGAAAGACAGGCACctggccatcatcatcaccgtcTTCCGATCGATCGCCGATCTCTTCTATGTTATCCAGATCGTGATAAAGTTCATGACTGCATACATTAATCCAAGCTCCAAGTCGGGGGTCTTCGGCAGAGGGGAGCTGGTTACAGATCCTAATGAAATCGCGAAGAAGTATCTGAGATCTGACTTTGTAGTTGATTTAGTGGCTTCAATTCCTGTACCACAG ATCATTACTTGGTCCGTGATACCAGCTATTAAGTATACTTGGTCTGGTCACAATAATGACATACTGTTCCTGGCTGCTCTTTTTCAGTACATTCTGAGATTATATCTCATATCTTGCTTGAATAGCAAAATTCTCAAAGTTACTGGAGCTTTTTCGAAGACTGCCTGGCACGGAGCTGTGTCCAATCTCCTATTATATATGACTGCTAGCCAT GTTTTAGGAGCATTGTGGTACCTGCTGTCTGTTGATCGCCAGACTGCGTGCTGGCAAAAACACTGCAGTACTGAACTTAGTTGCCATAATAAATACCTGTCTTGTAACGCAAAGCCAGATGCAGATTGGGTAAAGAATACTACTATCTTCAGTAACTGTGATGCTAGAAACAAAAGCATAGATTTCGACTTTGGTATGTTTGAGACAGTGTTATCAAACAAAGCTCCAGGCCATAGATTCCTGAAGAAGTACTTGTATTGCCTTTGGTGGGGCTTACAAAATCTAAG TTGCTATGGCCAGACTTTGAGTGTAAGTACCTATATTGGTGAGACATTGTATGCCAtattcttggcggtgcttggtcTAGTTTTGTTTGCCCATTTGATTGGGAATGTTCAG ACCTACCTACAATCCATCACTGCAAGGGTTGAGGAGTGGAGAGTAAAGCAAAGAGATACCGAAGAGTGGATGAAACATCGCCAACTTCCTCCTGAACTACGGGCAAGGGTGAGAAGATTTATTCACTACAAGTGGCTTGCAACTCGAGGTGTGGACGAAGCATCTATATTGAAGGCTCTGCCTGCGGATCTTCGCCGTGACATTAACCGCCACCTTTGCTTGGATCTTGTTCGCAGG GTGCCATTCTTCTCGCAGATGGACGACCAACTCCTCGACGCCATCTGTGGGCGCCTCGTCTCGTCCCTGAGCACCAAGGGCACGTACACCGTCCGCGAGGGCGACCCGGTGACCGAGATGCTCTTCATCATCCGCGGCAAGCTGGAGAGCTCCACCACCGACGGCGGCCGGACGGGCTTCTTCAACTCGATCATCCTCAAGTCCGGCGACTTCTGCGGTGAAGAACTTCTCGGATGGGCCCTCGTCCCCAGGCCGACCGTcaacctgccgtcgtccaccaggACGGTGAAGGCGCTCGTCGAGGTGGAGGCGTTCGCGCTCCAGGCCGAGGACCTCCGGTTTGTGGCCAGCCAGTTCAGGCGGCTCCACAGCCGGAAGCTGCAACACACCTTCCGGTACTACTCCCACCACTGGAGGACTTGGGCGGCCTGCTTCATCCAGGCCACCTGGCGCCGCCACAAGCGGCGGAGGCTGGCCAGGGACCTCATGATGAGGGAGTCCTTCTCCTCCATGAGGTCGTACGAGGATGGCGATGGCAGTGGCTCCTTCGCCGCGCACGGCCTGTCGGCGAAGATCATGGCCGCGGCCAGGAAAGGGTCTGATGGCCACCGGGAGCTGCCCAAGTTCCGGAAGCCCTCGGAGCCGGACTTCTCGGTGGAGCACGACGACTAG
- the LOC123410494 gene encoding UDP-galactose/UDP-glucose transporter 7, which translates to MGLEAGEPSSFLSLSSAFSYGVASMAMVFVNKAVVMQYVHSMTLLTLQQLATALFIHFGQVLGMSKRKDLSMATAKKLFPVSIFYNANVAFALASLKGVNIPMYIAIKRLTPLAVLVSGFLRGKGKPPTQVSLSVVCTALGVLVAALGDFSFDLYGYSMALISVFFQTMYLILVEKSGADDGLSSMELMFYNSILSIPFLFFIIVATGEFPHSLSVLSEKTASASFSVILLISLVMGIVLNYTMFWCTIVNSALTTTIVGVLKGVGSTTLGFVVLGGVKVHALNVTGLVINTFGGVWYSYAKYTLKKRLPRKVEPDEESHPHK; encoded by the exons ATGGGGCTGGAGGCCGGCGAACCCAGCTCCTTCCTCAG CTTATCTTCGGCCTTTTCATATGGAGTTGCGTCCATGGCGATGGTTTTCGTGAACAAAGCGGTTGTTATGCAGTATGTTCACTCCATGACCCTCCTCACTTTACAG CAATTAGCTACAGCGCTTTTCATACATTTCGGGCAAGTTCTTGGAATGTCTAAAAGGAAAGATCTCAGCATGGCAACAGCAAAGAAGCTTTTTCCAGTGTCAATTTTCTATAATGCAAATGTCGCATTTGCTCTGGCAAGCTTGAAAGGGGTTAACATCCCAATGTATATTGCCATTAAGAGGCTCACACCCCTTGCCGTTTTGGTGTCTGGGTTCTTAAGGGGGAAGGGGAAACCACCAACACAG GTGTCGCTTTCAGTTGTCTGCACCGCCTTAGGTGTCCTTGTTGCAGCACTTGGAGATTTTTCTTTTGACTTGTATGGATACAGTATGGCTCTAATATCGGTCTTTTTCCAG ACGATGTATTTGATTCTGGTGGAGAAATCAGGCGCAGATGACGGCCTTTCCTCAATGGAGTTGATGTTTTATAACAGCATATTGTCAATTCCATTTCTGTTTTTCATCATTGTTGCAACAGGAGAATTTCCCCATTCTCTTTCAGTCCTGTCAGAAAAG ACAGCTTCTGCATCATTCAGTGTTATTCTTCTAATTTCACTGGTGATGGGCATCGTTCTCAACTACACCATGTTCTGGTGTACAATCGTAAACTCTGCCCTGACAACCACGATAGTAGGAGTCCTCAAGGGCGTCGGGTCCACT ACCCTGGGTTTCGTGGTGTTGGGAGGCGTCAAGGTGCACGCCCTCAATGTCACCGGGCTGGTGATCAACACGTTCGGCGGCGTGTGGTACTCGTACGCAAAGTACACGCTGAAGAAGAGACTGCCCCGGAAGGTTGAACCCGACGAAGAGTCGCATCCGCACAAGTAG